A stretch of Clostridium estertheticum DNA encodes these proteins:
- a CDS encoding methyl-accepting chemotaxis protein — translation MRFSIKTKLLLGFGITLIISIIAMAILYYANISTKTLYNNLIQKDEYKVSLAKDIRFYDITLTDCVRGVIIDPGNKNETDKYNVYGVKIDETIKKVKNMNLSVEERKIFKTLDTNDQQLADLETKMMDSKTDRSKVLEIFNGEYNKLRKVFSDNLSDFDAIQSSLINQKTLNVNNSVNSKLNWVLIFMGMYILTGIFVNIITSNKVTKPIKLLQHSLTVLSEKGGDLTQKIDITSKDEIGALSDSVNKFLGNLREIITGVVSEAKNVENAVTTVNNNVVELNKNIEDVSSTTEELSAGMEETAASMQEMNATSTEIENVVASTAAKAQQGSISAGEIKKRADELKTIAVSSQKIAHDIYLSTQGKLMRAIDESKAIDEINELSNTILAITDQTNLLALNAAIEAARAGEAGKGFAVVADEIRKLADQSKNTVGKIQNITKSVVTAVENLSSSAQGVLGFIDKQVLKDYEMLVRTGEQYSTDAEMIDSLVGDFSATSEELLASMNSMVDSINEVTRGTTEGAEGTSNIATRATSVVEEAEKVIGQVNNAKVSTDKLISLVAKFKV, via the coding sequence ATGAGGTTTAGCATCAAGACAAAGTTGTTACTGGGATTTGGCATTACCTTGATCATCTCGATTATTGCTATGGCAATCTTATATTATGCTAATATTAGTACAAAGACACTTTATAATAACTTAATTCAAAAGGATGAGTACAAGGTATCTCTTGCAAAAGATATCCGTTTTTACGACATAACACTTACGGATTGTGTTAGAGGGGTCATCATAGATCCTGGAAATAAAAATGAAACAGATAAATATAATGTTTATGGAGTAAAAATTGATGAAACCATAAAGAAAGTAAAAAACATGAATTTGTCTGTAGAAGAACGAAAAATATTTAAAACCCTTGATACTAATGACCAACAACTCGCTGATTTAGAAACTAAAATGATGGATTCTAAAACTGATAGGAGTAAGGTTCTGGAAATATTTAATGGTGAATACAACAAATTAAGAAAAGTCTTTTCAGATAATCTAAGTGATTTTGATGCAATACAATCTAGTTTAATAAATCAAAAGACTTTAAATGTAAATAATAGCGTTAATTCAAAATTGAACTGGGTTTTAATATTTATGGGAATGTATATACTGACAGGCATATTTGTAAATATTATTACCTCCAATAAAGTAACAAAGCCCATAAAATTATTACAACATAGTCTTACAGTATTGAGTGAAAAGGGTGGAGATTTAACACAGAAAATTGATATTACATCAAAGGATGAAATAGGTGCTCTGTCAGACTCAGTAAATAAATTTCTTGGAAACCTACGTGAAATTATTACAGGGGTAGTCTCTGAAGCAAAAAATGTAGAAAATGCAGTCACTACAGTAAATAATAATGTAGTAGAGCTTAATAAAAATATTGAAGATGTTTCTTCAACTACTGAGGAGCTCTCTGCTGGCATGGAGGAAACAGCCGCTTCTATGCAGGAAATGAATGCCACTTCAACTGAAATTGAAAATGTAGTAGCATCAACAGCTGCAAAGGCTCAGCAGGGATCAATCTCAGCAGGTGAAATCAAAAAACGTGCTGATGAATTAAAAACTATAGCGGTTTCATCACAGAAGATAGCTCACGATATTTATCTAAGTACTCAGGGCAAATTGATGAGGGCTATAGACGAATCTAAGGCTATTGATGAAATTAATGAATTGTCTAATACTATATTAGCTATTACCGACCAAACTAATCTTTTAGCATTAAATGCTGCAATTGAAGCTGCTAGAGCTGGAGAGGCTGGAAAGGGCTTCGCTGTTGTTGCAGACGAAATAAGAAAACTTGCAGATCAATCTAAAAATACTGTCGGTAAAATCCAAAACATTACAAAATCGGTAGTAACTGCAGTTGAAAATTTGTCCAGCAGTGCCCAGGGTGTATTGGGTTTTATTGATAAACAAGTTCTTAAGGATTATGAAATGTTAGTTAGAACTGGTGAGCAATATAGTACAGATGCAGAAATGATAGACAGCTTAGTCGGAGACTTTAGTGCTACATCTGAGGAATTGTTGGCTTCCATGAATAGTATGGTAGATTCAATAAATGAAGTAACAAGAGGAACAACTGAAGGAGCTGAGGGAACATCAAACATTGCAACAAGAGCAACATCAGTTGTAGAAGAAGCTGAAAAGGTTATAGGTCAAGTAAATAATGCCAAAGTAAGCACAGACAAACTTATTAGTTTAGTTGCTAAATTTAAAGTTTAA
- a CDS encoding APC family permease: MTEEIVRSKKKIKLLPMICMMYLFISGGGFGLEDMIGGAGPGISLIILLILPIVWAYPYGLICTELGAKYTEEPGFYGWIRRALGKFPAYIAGWAMTLGNFVDTSVYLVLSMEYLNSALNLNLTPNQRWMIGLVFVVVFCVLNILGIEVLAFSATISGIVILLPFVLTIILAIPKLAYNPFVPIFANGSLGIKGSLGNINTALLVGFWMFMGYESLHSFSDEVEGAGPLISKAFMWAVPIATCMYILPTFFGLAVTGNWQTWSTAGPIDYVAMGKIVGGNFLMILFLVAGIVGNLGLYSSYIAFGSRITADMAEDGLFFKGFDKTSKKYGTPYVSIIIASIITAILSQGSFSSLIIIDVVLMLIPIMLIIVSGIVLRFKDKDKEWDCFTIKVGNKVYILIALLPLLLASYAIATTEIEILKAGIWCLVVGVIMYFIFPKINKKKEI; this comes from the coding sequence ATGACAGAAGAAATAGTAAGGTCAAAAAAGAAGATAAAACTTTTACCAATGATATGTATGATGTATTTATTCATATCGGGTGGAGGTTTTGGATTAGAAGACATGATAGGAGGTGCAGGTCCGGGAATATCATTAATTATCTTATTGATACTTCCTATTGTTTGGGCGTATCCATATGGACTTATTTGTACTGAACTTGGAGCAAAGTACACAGAGGAACCTGGATTTTATGGATGGATTAGACGTGCATTGGGGAAATTCCCAGCATATATTGCAGGCTGGGCAATGACTCTTGGGAATTTTGTTGATACTTCTGTATATTTAGTTCTTTCAATGGAATATTTAAATTCTGCATTGAATTTGAATTTAACGCCAAATCAAAGATGGATGATAGGATTAGTATTTGTAGTAGTATTTTGCGTACTTAATATTTTAGGAATTGAAGTATTAGCATTTTCAGCAACAATTTCAGGGATAGTGATCTTATTACCATTTGTACTTACGATAATCTTGGCAATTCCTAAGCTTGCATACAATCCATTTGTACCGATATTTGCCAATGGTTCGTTGGGTATAAAAGGAAGCTTGGGTAATATAAACACAGCACTATTGGTTGGATTTTGGATGTTTATGGGGTATGAATCTCTGCATTCTTTTAGTGATGAAGTTGAAGGAGCTGGACCATTAATTTCAAAAGCGTTCATGTGGGCAGTGCCAATTGCAACATGTATGTATATTTTACCTACATTTTTCGGACTTGCGGTTACAGGAAATTGGCAAACTTGGTCAACTGCGGGACCTATAGACTATGTGGCAATGGGGAAAATTGTAGGCGGTAATTTTCTTATGATACTTTTCTTAGTTGCAGGTATTGTTGGTAATCTTGGATTGTATAGTAGTTATATTGCTTTTGGCTCTCGTATTACAGCTGATATGGCAGAGGATGGATTGTTTTTTAAAGGATTTGATAAAACTAGCAAAAAATACGGAACACCATATGTTTCTATAATAATAGCTTCAATAATTACTGCTATATTAAGCCAAGGTTCTTTTTCAAGCTTAATAATTATAGATGTAGTTTTAATGTTAATACCAATTATGCTTATTATTGTTTCTGGTATTGTACTTAGATTTAAAGATAAGGATAAAGAATGGGATTGCTTCACAATTAAAGTGGGAAATAAAGTATATATATTAATAGCACTATTACCACTATTACTTGCTAGTTATGCAATTGCTACAACAGAAATAGAAATTCTAAAAGCGGGAATTTGGTGTCTAGTAGTAGGAGTCATTATGTATTTTATTTTCCCTAAGATAAATAAGAAAAAAGAGATATAG
- a CDS encoding ornithine carbamoyltransferase: MKINKIKNYLDCWDYSTEELLEMVSLIRQLKQNAKDYCVPKILKDQSLAMIFNGNSTRTRVSFEVATHQLGAHALYLTGGEHGELHLGKRETIKDSALVISSMVEGISMRWGDVDEIEEFAKYSSVPVFNMMDYMRHPTQTLCDLTTIIENLPEGKKLKDIKLTFIGSDDLGESSAGDLAKLLPRFGITVVMGCPENHAFDERFNMIDSNHDQERIRRTLEQRAQACEEGGGKIYSTHDPIEAVKGADFIYTGCFCYEGMENDNNFEYFNKIFIDAGFQVSEKLLSHCKGAKTMHYLPALRGKEMTDYAMDFEGSLLWKQAENRLHTQRGLMAYLMGSRTINEYKLVENTEAERLAVEKIKKMYETFGSEYTHK, encoded by the coding sequence ATGAAAATTAATAAAATAAAGAACTATTTAGATTGTTGGGATTACTCTACTGAAGAATTGTTGGAAATGGTTAGCCTTATTCGTCAGTTAAAACAAAATGCGAAGGATTATTGTGTTCCTAAAATACTTAAAGATCAATCACTGGCTATGATTTTTAATGGAAATTCTACTAGAACTAGAGTATCATTTGAAGTTGCAACACACCAATTAGGAGCACATGCTTTATATCTAACAGGAGGAGAGCATGGAGAACTTCATTTAGGAAAAAGAGAAACCATTAAGGATAGTGCACTAGTAATTTCCAGTATGGTTGAAGGCATTTCTATGAGATGGGGCGATGTTGATGAAATTGAGGAGTTTGCTAAGTATTCATCAGTTCCAGTATTTAATATGATGGATTACATGAGACATCCAACACAAACATTATGTGATCTTACAACTATTATAGAAAATCTTCCTGAAGGAAAAAAACTTAAGGACATTAAATTAACTTTTATAGGAAGTGATGACTTAGGTGAGTCTAGCGCAGGTGATTTAGCAAAACTTCTTCCACGTTTTGGTATAACTGTAGTTATGGGATGCCCGGAAAATCATGCCTTTGATGAAAGATTCAATATGATAGATTCAAATCATGATCAAGAGAGAATTAGAAGAACTCTTGAGCAACGTGCACAGGCTTGTGAAGAGGGTGGTGGAAAAATTTATTCAACACACGATCCAATTGAAGCAGTAAAAGGTGCAGATTTTATTTATACAGGCTGTTTCTGTTATGAGGGAATGGAAAACGATAATAATTTTGAATATTTTAATAAAATTTTTATTGATGCTGGTTTTCAGGTTAGTGAAAAGCTTCTTTCACATTGTAAAGGGGCAAAAACAATGCATTATCTTCCAGCTCTTAGAGGAAAAGAAATGACCGATTATGCTATGGATTTTGAAGGCTCTCTTCTTTGGAAACAGGCCGAAAATCGTTTACATACCCAAAGAGGTTTAATGGCTTACTTAATGGGTTCAAGAACAATTAATGAGTATAAGCTAGTAGAAAATACAGAAGCAGAAAGACTTGCCGTTGAAAAAATTAAAAAAATGTATGAGACTTTTGGTTCAGAATATACACATAAATAA
- a CDS encoding transposase, translated as MKKMMQCGSLENGFLEFKCDTCGETKNVGFTCKSRLCSSCGKIRIDDWVGDLIKRMARAHHRHVIFTIPKELRIIFQRHRKLLELLPRCAADAVKSWYLDKSKSEKFMPGIVAVIHTFGRDLKWNPHVHMLLTEGAMGEITAWKKVNFLPYGILRKRWQKILLDAIELELGKAKFRKLKNMLYNKLEDGFYVYGKNEVKDTKGAAKYIGRYTGRPAIAESRIIKYDGEKVTFFYERHEDNKRIEVELDAFEFIKKVIIHIPEKQFKMIRYYGIYAKNNRYKNKFFKLVNEKIAMELKKLRKWEYRILKAFGIDPLKCEKCGSAMHLDGIYYNKSGNLVEKYKRNLLNKVKLKIEELREINTSVKVLSPLGMGALFAE; from the coding sequence GTGAAAAAAATGATGCAATGTGGTTCGCTAGAAAATGGATTTTTGGAGTTCAAATGCGACACTTGTGGTGAAACTAAAAATGTAGGATTTACTTGTAAAAGTAGATTGTGTTCGTCATGTGGAAAAATAAGAATAGATGATTGGGTAGGAGACCTTATTAAAAGGATGGCGAGAGCACACCATAGGCATGTCATATTTACTATACCAAAAGAGCTTAGAATAATTTTTCAAAGACATAGGAAATTGTTAGAGCTACTACCTAGATGTGCGGCAGATGCGGTAAAAAGTTGGTACTTAGATAAAAGTAAGAGTGAAAAATTTATGCCCGGTATTGTTGCGGTAATTCATACTTTTGGCAGAGATTTAAAATGGAACCCACATGTACATATGCTTCTCACCGAAGGTGCTATGGGAGAAATTACAGCATGGAAAAAAGTGAATTTCCTCCCTTATGGAATATTAAGAAAAAGGTGGCAAAAGATATTGCTTGATGCAATAGAATTAGAACTAGGTAAAGCAAAATTTAGAAAACTTAAAAATATGTTATACAATAAACTTGAAGATGGTTTTTATGTATATGGTAAAAATGAAGTAAAAGATACTAAAGGTGCGGCAAAGTACATAGGAAGATATACAGGCAGACCTGCTATCGCAGAATCTAGAATAATTAAATATGACGGTGAAAAAGTGACATTTTTTTATGAGAGACATGAGGATAATAAAAGAATTGAAGTAGAACTAGATGCTTTTGAATTCATTAAGAAAGTTATAATACACATACCAGAAAAACAGTTTAAAATGATTAGATACTATGGAATTTATGCTAAAAATAATAGATACAAAAACAAATTCTTTAAACTTGTAAATGAGAAGATAGCTATGGAATTAAAGAAACTTAGAAAATGGGAATACAGGATTTTAAAAGCTTTTGGAATAGATCCATTAAAGTGTGAGAAATGCGGCAGCGCTATGCATTTAGATGGAATATACTATAATAAATCGGGAAACCTCGTTGAAAAATATAAAAGAAATTTATTAAACAAAGTTAAACTTAAGATAGAAGAATTAAGGGAAATAAACACGTCAGTAAAAGTCCTAAGTCCATTAGGAATGGGGGCTTTGTTTGCTGAGTAA
- the aguB gene encoding N-carbamoylputrescine amidase, whose product MRNVTVAATQMSCSWNVEENISKAEKLVREAASQGAQIILIQELFETPYFCQKEKPKYLQLASEVENNKAINHFKKIAKELEVVLPISFFERHNKAKYNSIAVIDADGEVLGVYRKTHIPDGPGYEEKYYFNPGDTGFKVWKTKYAKIGIGICWDQWYPETARSLTLMGAELIFYPTAIGSEPQDGSIDSRDHWQRCMQGHSGSNLVPVITSNRVGTEVIDDSSITFYGSSFITDMTGCKVKEANRTEETVLVQEFDLDDIELKRASWGLFRDRRPEWYKTILTLDGEQIIK is encoded by the coding sequence GTGAGAAATGTAACGGTAGCAGCAACACAAATGAGCTGCAGTTGGAATGTAGAAGAAAATATCAGTAAAGCAGAAAAATTAGTCAGGGAAGCAGCTTCCCAAGGAGCACAAATAATTCTTATCCAGGAGCTCTTTGAAACTCCGTATTTTTGCCAGAAAGAAAAACCTAAATATTTACAACTAGCAAGTGAAGTAGAAAACAACAAAGCTATTAATCATTTTAAGAAAATTGCAAAGGAGCTTGAAGTTGTTCTTCCAATTAGCTTTTTTGAAAGACATAATAAAGCGAAATATAATTCTATCGCTGTTATAGATGCAGACGGAGAAGTGCTTGGAGTATATAGAAAAACCCATATTCCAGATGGTCCAGGCTATGAAGAAAAATATTATTTTAATCCTGGAGATACAGGCTTTAAGGTTTGGAAGACAAAATATGCAAAAATAGGAATAGGTATATGTTGGGATCAATGGTATCCAGAAACAGCAAGAAGCCTTACCTTAATGGGAGCAGAATTGATTTTTTATCCTACTGCTATTGGTTCAGAACCTCAAGATGGGAGCATTGATTCTCGTGACCACTGGCAAAGATGTATGCAGGGACATTCCGGTTCTAATCTGGTTCCTGTAATAACATCCAATAGAGTTGGTACTGAAGTTATTGATGATTCAAGTATAACTTTCTACGGGTCTTCGTTCATTACTGATATGACTGGCTGTAAGGTTAAAGAGGCTAACAGGACTGAAGAAACTGTATTGGTTCAGGAATTTGATCTAGATGATATAGAATTAAAAAGGGCTTCTTGGGGACTATTCAGGGATAGAAGGCCTGAATGGTATAAAACAATATTAACCTTAGATGGCGAACAAATCATTAAATAA
- a CDS encoding zinc ribbon domain-containing protein, whose translation MIISKVDFLTVKTKMDGKKVGPRMNQKRFYLLTGKIVCGECGASCVGAGYVPGRNGAKYPIYSCTNKRSHICSNKNIRQDILEGYVITQLKENVFNIDAIEKITSGIYDKLKEKNISTEKEKSSLIIQEKTIQTKIDMAFDMAFEKKITNTLLAKKTNELEIELNTILQKQSELDNKDYSWLDENKIKKFLLASMENLEVEDPEVKRKVIETFVHRIIIYVDRIDVIFKVEPSNSNKNTDSDKVV comes from the coding sequence ATGATAATATCTAAAGTTGATTTTTTAACTGTTAAAACTAAAATGGATGGAAAGAAGGTGGGTCCTAGAATGAACCAAAAAAGATTTTATTTACTTACAGGGAAAATCGTTTGTGGAGAATGCGGAGCTTCTTGCGTAGGTGCTGGATATGTTCCTGGTAGAAACGGAGCCAAGTACCCAATATATTCATGTACAAATAAGAGAAGTCATATCTGTAGTAATAAAAATATAAGGCAGGATATTTTAGAAGGTTATGTTATAACACAACTTAAGGAAAATGTTTTTAATATTGACGCTATAGAAAAAATCACTTCAGGGATATATGATAAACTAAAAGAAAAAAATATTTCCACTGAAAAAGAAAAAAGCTCTCTTATTATTCAAGAAAAAACAATTCAAACTAAAATTGATATGGCCTTTGATATGGCATTTGAAAAAAAAATAACCAATACATTACTTGCTAAAAAAACAAATGAATTAGAAATAGAATTAAATACTATATTGCAAAAACAGTCAGAACTTGATAATAAAGACTATTCTTGGCTTGATGAAAACAAAATAAAAAAATTCCTCTTAGCTTCTATGGAAAACCTCGAAGTTGAGGATCCAGAAGTTAAAAGGAAAGTTATTGAAACATTTGTACATAGAATTATAATCTATGTTGACCGTATTGATGTTATCTTCAAGGTAGAACCAAGTAATAGTAACAAGAATACGGACAGTGATAAGGTTGTATAA
- a CDS encoding helix-turn-helix transcriptional regulator, producing the protein MNTISSEEWNELNEIIKKIYTIAINDLFMTTIKELKKTLYFSHSMYHYSAIVGGSIVCFNYSSGDLPEEHLKLYSDRYENTDFINWYADEPIPRVFRDTDLISDSLRENSKLMKKWLTPFNMFFSMGMTVAQNNYPYGNIYLFRSQSEGDFKDKDIKIFNVINEHLSIRLVYEFPNGYTNVYTSQVSCPLSPKYRLTSKEREIIAYINEGFLRSTFAERLCISENTLKKHLSNIYNKMNINTFEELVQVVKNNI; encoded by the coding sequence TTGAATACAATTTCTTCAGAAGAGTGGAATGAATTAAATGAAATAATCAAAAAAATCTATACTATTGCTATTAACGACTTATTTATGACTACTATAAAAGAATTGAAAAAAACACTATATTTTTCTCATTCAATGTACCATTACTCCGCTATTGTTGGAGGTTCAATAGTATGCTTTAATTATAGTAGTGGAGATTTACCAGAAGAACATTTAAAACTATACAGCGATAGATATGAAAATACTGACTTTATTAACTGGTATGCAGATGAACCCATTCCTCGTGTCTTTAGGGATACAGATTTAATATCAGATTCTCTTAGAGAGAATTCTAAATTAATGAAAAAATGGCTTACACCTTTTAATATGTTTTTTTCTATGGGCATGACTGTTGCTCAAAATAATTACCCATATGGCAATATATATTTATTTAGATCACAATCAGAAGGCGATTTTAAAGATAAAGATATAAAAATATTTAACGTTATAAATGAACATCTTTCCATAAGATTAGTATATGAATTTCCTAATGGTTACACAAACGTATATACTTCTCAAGTTTCATGCCCATTATCCCCAAAATATAGACTCACCTCAAAAGAAAGAGAGATTATAGCTTACATAAACGAAGGGTTTCTTCGTTCAACATTTGCTGAACGACTTTGTATTTCTGAAAACACACTAAAAAAGCATTTATCAAATATTTATAATAAAATGAATATAAATACGTTTGAAGAGTTGGTTCAAGTAGTTAAAAACAATATCTAG
- the arcC gene encoding carbamate kinase: MSRIVIALGGNALGNNAQEQQKMIEDAAPSIVELIRQGHEIIISHGNGPQVGMISLAFDLAANESDKVAPMELMECTAMSQGYIGYHLQKGIKKELQRQKMPWNVVSVITQVVVDKNDKAFNNPSKPIGGFYTEEKIKELAVKKPELQFVEDAGRGYRRVVPSPKPVDIAERDSILNLLNNGYIVIACGGGGIPVIVNDDGDYEGIPAVIDKDFAAAKLAELVEADYLFILTAVDRVSINWGKPNQEELSEITVEKAVQYCDEGHFAPGSMLPKVQAAISFVNSREKRRAIIASLEKASLAIRGESGTLITGKI; encoded by the coding sequence ATGTCAAGAATTGTAATTGCCTTAGGGGGAAATGCATTAGGAAATAACGCTCAGGAACAACAAAAAATGATTGAAGATGCGGCTCCTTCTATTGTTGAATTAATTAGACAGGGACATGAAATTATTATAAGTCATGGAAATGGTCCACAAGTTGGAATGATTAGTCTAGCATTTGACCTTGCAGCTAATGAAAGCGATAAAGTTGCACCAATGGAGTTAATGGAATGTACTGCTATGAGTCAGGGGTACATAGGTTACCATCTTCAAAAAGGAATTAAAAAAGAGTTGCAAAGACAAAAAATGCCTTGGAATGTTGTATCGGTTATTACACAAGTAGTTGTTGATAAAAATGACAAAGCCTTCAACAATCCATCAAAACCAATTGGAGGATTCTATACGGAAGAGAAGATAAAAGAGCTGGCTGTAAAAAAGCCAGAGCTACAATTTGTTGAAGATGCCGGAAGAGGGTATAGACGTGTAGTCCCATCTCCAAAACCTGTGGATATTGCAGAAAGAGATTCTATTTTAAATCTTTTGAATAATGGGTATATCGTTATAGCTTGTGGAGGTGGTGGTATTCCGGTTATTGTTAATGATGATGGTGATTATGAAGGAATTCCAGCAGTAATTGATAAAGACTTTGCAGCTGCGAAACTAGCAGAACTAGTTGAAGCTGATTATCTATTCATCTTAACTGCTGTAGATAGGGTTTCTATTAACTGGGGAAAACCAAATCAAGAAGAATTGTCCGAAATTACAGTAGAGAAGGCCGTGCAATATTGTGACGAAGGTCATTTTGCACCAGGAAGCATGCTTCCTAAAGTACAAGCAGCTATTAGTTTTGTCAATAGTAGGGAAAAAAGAAGAGCAATCATTGCATCTTTAGAGAAGGCATCACTAGCTATAAGAGGAGAAAGCGGTACATTAATTACTGGAAAAATATAA
- the aguA gene encoding agmatine deiminase has product MSSQLLNTLPIEDGFVMPAEYEPQESVWLLLAYDITNWYNGGFPARNAQLEIIKAINEAGTHVNIGVPKQLYLEAEYLFSGMDVSIYEISSVDCWARDTGAIYVKNRETGEIRGVDFKFNSWGGEQRGSHGCTLDYGDDDLVARKMLQITNHDRYRTSFILEGGSITTDGEGTVITTESCLLNQNRNYALSREEIEQKLKEYLGFEKVIWLQRGVDLEDGETDGHIDDVCAFIGPGEVVTCYTEDESNEYYEIFKECYQALCNATDAKGRKLKVHKLVAANPFKFNKEEAENMTVLQGIAEDKDEKWRAEGDFAVPSYANFLITNGSIIFPIYGLDTDQEAVECMRKIVGDRYKVIPVNAHNLALGGGSVHCITQQQPLSK; this is encoded by the coding sequence ATGTCATCACAATTATTGAATACATTACCTATTGAGGATGGATTTGTAATGCCTGCTGAATATGAGCCTCAAGAATCCGTATGGCTTTTACTTGCATATGACATAACGAATTGGTATAACGGAGGATTTCCAGCTAGAAATGCACAGTTAGAAATTATTAAAGCAATAAATGAAGCGGGTACACATGTAAATATTGGAGTTCCAAAGCAGTTGTATTTAGAGGCTGAGTACTTATTTTCAGGAATGGATGTTTCAATTTATGAGATTTCATCTGTGGATTGTTGGGCAAGAGATACAGGTGCAATTTATGTGAAAAATCGTGAAACAGGAGAAATAAGAGGTGTTGATTTTAAGTTCAATTCCTGGGGTGGTGAGCAAAGAGGCAGTCATGGTTGTACTCTTGATTATGGCGATGATGATTTGGTTGCAAGAAAAATGTTACAGATAACTAATCATGATAGATATAGAACATCTTTTATTTTGGAAGGTGGTTCTATTACAACTGATGGAGAAGGGACAGTAATTACTACTGAGAGTTGTCTCTTGAATCAGAACAGAAATTATGCTCTTTCTAGAGAAGAAATAGAGCAAAAGTTAAAGGAATATTTAGGGTTTGAAAAGGTAATTTGGTTACAACGAGGAGTTGATCTTGAAGATGGAGAAACAGATGGACACATAGATGATGTGTGTGCATTCATTGGTCCTGGAGAAGTAGTAACGTGCTATACAGAAGACGAATCAAATGAATATTATGAAATTTTTAAGGAATGTTATCAAGCCCTTTGTAATGCTACAGATGCAAAAGGCAGAAAACTAAAAGTGCATAAACTAGTAGCTGCAAATCCGTTTAAATTTAATAAAGAAGAAGCAGAAAATATGACAGTGTTGCAAGGAATTGCAGAGGATAAGGATGAAAAATGGAGAGCAGAAGGTGATTTTGCAGTGCCTAGTTATGCTAACTTTCTTATTACAAATGGAAGTATCATTTTTCCAATCTATGGTCTTGATACAGATCAAGAAGCGGTTGAGTGTATGCGTAAAATTGTAGGAGATAGATATAAAGTAATACCTGTAAATGCACATAATCTAGCCCTTGGTGGAGGCTCGGTACATTGCATTACACAACAACAACCATTATCAAAATAG
- a CDS encoding Druantia anti-phage system protein DruA, translating into MSSISASAWALKSRDEWIGWSIEDKNVRLHFILNNSRFLIFPWVNIKNLASKVLALSIKQIQIDWLT; encoded by the coding sequence GTGTCTTCAATTTCCGCGTCAGCGTGGGCACTTAAATCACGTGATGAATGGATAGGATGGAGTATTGAAGATAAAAATGTAAGGCTTCATTTTATACTGAATAATAGTAGATTTTTAATATTTCCTTGGGTTAATATCAAAAATTTAGCAAGTAAAGTATTAGCTTTATCCATAAAACAAATTCAAATAGATTGGCTCACATAA